GTGATTAGGTGGATAATCTTATCGACATCGGTTTGAATTTAATGCATTCCTCATTTAAAAAGGATAGAGTTGAAATAATTGAGGAAGCAAAAAAAGTAGGTGTGAACCAGTTCATCATCACAGGAACCAACGTGAATTCAAGCCAGCTTGCAGCACAATATGCTTCCAAATATCCTGAAACATTATATTCAACATCAGGAGTTCATCCTCATGATGCAAAAACCTGTAATGGACACAGCATGTTTGAATTGGAAAAAATAGCTAAAGAAGATTGTGTTGTAGCTATTGGCGAGTGTGGCCTTGACTATAACAGAAATTTTTCACCACAGGACCTTCAGAGGAAATGGTTTGAAGCACAGGTACAGCTTGCCGATAGATTAGATATGCCTTTATTTTTACATGAAAGAGAAGCACATGAAGATTTGTATAACATTTTAAAGAAATATGATGGAATAAGTGAAAAATCAGTAGTCCACTGTTTTACAGGAACAAAATCAGAAGCTCAAAACTACATTGATTTAGGCTGTTACATTGGAGTAACCGGATGGATTTGTGACATGAAAAGAGGAAGAGATTTGCAGGAAGCAGTGAGTGTAATTCCTCCGGAAAAATTAATGATTGAAACCGATGCACCATTCCTCATACCAAAAAACTTCGATGTCAAACCTAAAAAAAATAGGAATGAACCAAAATATTTACCTCATATACTTAATACCATTGCACTTTGCATGGGCATTGATGCAGAAGAATTAGCAGTTCAAGTTAATAAAAATACTAAAGAATTTTTTAAAATATAAGGAGATGATAAAATGGCAGTAGACCCTCATAAACATTGTCCAATTTGTGGAACCCCAATACCATTAAATGAACTTGTATGCTCACCAGACTGTCAAAAAGTTTGGGACGCACGATTAAAACAAAGGAAACGATCACAAATAATTCTGTATATTGTTATTGCAATCTTTTTAATAATCTGGGCATGCATGACTTTTATTAAATAGGGATATAAATGATTTTAACTTCAGCAAATACTCTGGAATCCAAAGAAATAATTGATTATAAAGGCCTTGTAACCGGAGAATTTTTAATAGGTTCAAACATTTATAAAGATTTATTTTCCGGAATTCGTGATGTAGTGGCTGGAAGAACATCTATTTATGAAGCAGAACTCGA
This window of the Methanobrevibacter sp. genome carries:
- a CDS encoding YbjQ family protein, yielding MILTSANTLESKEIIDYKGLVTGEFLIGSNIYKDLFSGIRDVVAGRTSIYEAELEKARENALKTMEEKAESLGANAIIGLKISYDNLGGTMGNTILVTAYGTAVKYE
- a CDS encoding DUF2116 family Zn-ribbon domain-containing protein, whose protein sequence is MAVDPHKHCPICGTPIPLNELVCSPDCQKVWDARLKQRKRSQIILYIVIAIFLIIWACMTFIK
- a CDS encoding TatD family hydrolase, with the protein product MDNLIDIGLNLMHSSFKKDRVEIIEEAKKVGVNQFIITGTNVNSSQLAAQYASKYPETLYSTSGVHPHDAKTCNGHSMFELEKIAKEDCVVAIGECGLDYNRNFSPQDLQRKWFEAQVQLADRLDMPLFLHEREAHEDLYNILKKYDGISEKSVVHCFTGTKSEAQNYIDLGCYIGVTGWICDMKRGRDLQEAVSVIPPEKLMIETDAPFLIPKNFDVKPKKNRNEPKYLPHILNTIALCMGIDAEELAVQVNKNTKEFFKI